Within Borrelia hispanica CRI, the genomic segment GTGTTGATTTGGAACTTCATTTAGCCTCAAAGAGTAATTTCTTTAATAGAAAACTTGAAAATACTCAATTTCAAGGTATGACCGTTGAAGAAGCAATTAAATCGACTTTCCCAAATAGAAATATCATTAATATGAGCATAAAAGATCGTTCTACAATAATTACTGAAAGTTTTTATGCAGAAACACCTAAAGAATTTGTCGAAAAAATAACTAAAAAATATGTTCAAAGTATTAAAACAGATATTGGAAATAATAATGGTGTTGAATGTAATTATATATTTACAAATATTAATTTATCTGAACCAGATTCAAAATACATGCCTCTTGAAGATTTTGGTCTTGAATTTATTCCTCAACAAGAGATTAGTATTGGCACTACTAGAAAAATTAGAATGATTTATTGGCGTGCCAAAATTATGTATACACACACATTAAAAGTTGGAACTAAGGTTAGTTTCATTGACTCGCTTGGTCAAAAGATTAAAAACACAATTTTAGAAACTAGTGCCATATTAAGTAACACTGGCGAATGTTCTTTAATGCT encodes:
- a CDS encoding DUF693 family protein, with amino-acid sequence NGIHVDISISDLYSSYKYVASKQAKLTLWNLPLDFTESIKEGDIVKIFYKKFYDAKQYDFIMAGYLGVPMSTDYPSGDFSVDLELHLASKSNFFNRKLENTQFQGMTVEEAIKSTFPNRNIINMSIKDRSTIITESFYAETPKEFVEKITKKYVQSIKTDIGNNNGVECNYIFTNINLSEPDSKYMPLEDFGLEFIPQQEISIGTTRKIRMIYWRAKIMYTHTLKVGTKVSFIDSLGQKIKNTILETSAILSNTGECSLMLKLHDDSNHIKIEG